CAACCCGCCGTAAAATGGCCGAAATTTAAAATCGCCTATTTCAAGGTTTCCATTAAGGTTTTCATTGACTATTTCCTGAACACTTCTGAATATTTTTTCGCGATTTCTGTAAACCCAGATTTCGACAGCCGCAAAAATGAAAACAGCGCAGAGGGCAACAATTCCAAAGATTTTTAAAACTCTTGCAAACATGAACGAGGGGTTTTAACGCAACTTTTTCAATAAGGAAGCTTCACAGGCTGGTTCCTCAATATACATTTATTAATAATGTGCCAGGCTATATCCCGTCAAACCAAACCGGGCATGTTAAAGGTTCACCTTCGCTATTCAAGGCAAAAAATTGTAGTTTTGCGGACTCTTTGGAGATGGAAATACACTGACAAATTACATTGCTGCAAAATGCTACTTAGCGAACAGGAAATATTGCGCCGCCAAAAGCGAGAGGAATTAATCCGAATGGGTATTGAACCCTACCCGGTTGAAGAATTCGTAGTCAACACTTATGTCTCTGATATTCTTAAGAATTATGAGAACAATAAGATTGACTACAAGCATGTATCGATGGCGGGCAGGTTGATGGGCTTCCGGATTATGGGAAGCGCCGCATTCGCCGAATTCCAGGATAGCTCAGGGCGCATTCAGCTTTATTTCCGCAGAGACGATCTCTGCCCGGGAGAGGATAAAACGCTTTATAATACGGTATTTAAAAAGTTACTGGATATCGGTGACATTATCGGAATTACCGGTTTTGTTTTTACTACTCAGACGGGCGAAATTTCAATTCACGTCCAGGAATTCAAAATTTTGAACAAATCCCTGCGCCCGCTGCCGGTTGTGAAGCGGGATGAAGAAGGAAATATCTATGACGGATTTACGGATCCCGAACTCAGGTACCGCCAGCGCTACGTCGATCTGATCGTTAATCCTGATATCCGCGACATTTTTATCAAACGCGCCAGGATCATTACTACCATGCGTTCGTTTTTTGATTCAAATAATTGGCTGGAAGTTGAAACGCCCGTATTGCAATCAATCCACGGTGGTGCAGCAGCGCGCCCGTTTACCACCCACCATAATGCGCTGGACTTGGGATTATATCTACGCATTGCCACAGAACTACACCTCAAAAGGTTGATCGTCGGCGGTTTTGAAGGGGTTTATGAGTTTGGCAAGCTATTCAGGAATGAAGGAATGGACCGTACCCATAATCCGGAATTTACAACGGTAGAACTTTACGTAGCCTATAAAGATTATATCTGGATGATGAAAATGACCGAAGAGCTGCTGGAAAAAGTGGCAATTGCGGTCAATGGAACTACCAAAGCTGTATTCGGCGGTGTAGAGCTGGATTTCGCCGGACCTTACCCGAGGCTGAGCATCACGGATGCGATCCGTCAATATACGGGTTTGAATGTAGAAGAACTCGATGAAGTTGCGATCCGCGAGCAGTGCCGGACCTGGGGAATGGAAGTGAGCGACAGCATGGGCAAAGGCAAACTGATCGACGAAATTTTTGGAGAAAAGGTCGAAGAACATATTATCCAGCCCACTTTCATTACTGATCACCCTGTTGAGATGTCACCGCTTACTAAAAAGCACCGGACCAAACAGGGTATGGTAGAGCGTTTTGAACTTTTTGTAAACGGAAGGGAAATTGCAAATGCATATTCAGAGCTGAACGATCCGATCGAACAAAAGGAGCGCTTTGAGGATCAGCTAAAATTGAAAGAGCGTGGGGATGATGAGGCAATGGAAATGGATGATGACTTCATCAGGTCACTGGAATACGGGATGCCGCCAACATCAGGCATTGGTATCGGAATCGACCGGCTGACCATGTTGCTGACCGACAATTCGAGCATTCAGGAAGTGATTTTCTTCCCGCAGATGCGTCCTGAGAAAAAAGTGGAAATTGCGAAGGAATCCGATTATATCAATGCTGGAGTGCCCGCAGTGTGGGTGCCTGCTT
This Dyadobacter sp. UC 10 DNA region includes the following protein-coding sequences:
- the lysS gene encoding lysine--tRNA ligase → MLLSEQEILRRQKREELIRMGIEPYPVEEFVVNTYVSDILKNYENNKIDYKHVSMAGRLMGFRIMGSAAFAEFQDSSGRIQLYFRRDDLCPGEDKTLYNTVFKKLLDIGDIIGITGFVFTTQTGEISIHVQEFKILNKSLRPLPVVKRDEEGNIYDGFTDPELRYRQRYVDLIVNPDIRDIFIKRARIITTMRSFFDSNNWLEVETPVLQSIHGGAAARPFTTHHNALDLGLYLRIATELHLKRLIVGGFEGVYEFGKLFRNEGMDRTHNPEFTTVELYVAYKDYIWMMKMTEELLEKVAIAVNGTTKAVFGGVELDFAGPYPRLSITDAIRQYTGLNVEELDEVAIREQCRTWGMEVSDSMGKGKLIDEIFGEKVEEHIIQPTFITDHPVEMSPLTKKHRTKQGMVERFELFVNGREIANAYSELNDPIEQKERFEDQLKLKERGDDEAMEMDDDFIRSLEYGMPPTSGIGIGIDRLTMLLTDNSSIQEVIFFPQMRPEKKVEIAKESDYINAGVPAVWVPALQKMNILTIEQLKAANANKIFNDLGGMRKKLKIDEKMPQLDDVKSWVE